In the Helicobacter sp. 'house sparrow 1' genome, CCCTTTTGGTTGATTCTGAAAGTAATTTTTGTCTATCCTCTTTTGCAACAACGGCTTTTTTCCCAATTCCTAAAATCTTCTTGCCACTAATAGTAAGGGACTGTTCAGAACTAAAGGTTTTTGTCAAACGATCTCTTTTTAGTGCAAAACCAACTTTTACTTTAGCGACATTTTCCTGAGTTGAGGATACTATGCCTTCTTTTTTGTGAGTACTAAGACTGCTTGCATAGGTGATGATGAAATCATATGCTTCATCACTGTCACTAAAATCTAGACAATTGTCTTTCATCACTTCTTCTAAAGCAATCATGATTTCCTCATTGCTAATTTCTAAGTCATTGTTTTGAGCTTGTAAAATAGGTGCTTTTACAAAAGCATAAGGGCTCTGACATTTTGAAATTTCTGTTTGAGTATCTTTAAGATTTGAGATTGCACAACCACTAATACCAACTGCTAAGATAGCAGAACCTATAAAAGATAAGAATCTTGACATTATTTTGCCTTTAACTTCAAAATTTGGGTTCTAGATTATAACAAGCCTGAATAAAAAAATAAAAAAACTAAGTGTTTTTATTGCAAAACTCTTCAATCTTTTTTGCAATAAAGGCTACATGTTCTTCTTGGATATGTTCCCCCATAGGAAGAGATAGAATTGTTTTATCCCAGTTTGTTGCATTGAGTGTGGAGCGCACTATCGTGTGAATATGAAATTTGATTTCTTTCATTCTTCCAAGATTTTGTGGGTAATGAATGCGGGTTTCTATGCCATTTTGCATTAAAAATTCTATCAAGTCCTGCCTTTTTTCCTCCAGTTGTTTTTGGAGTCTAATAACATAAAGGTGCCACACACATTGGTAGTCATAGAATGGAATTTCAGGTAGTACTAAAGAATCTAGCTTTGAGAGATATTTTTGATAGAGTGTTGCAATATACCTTCGATGGGCATTTTGCTTATCTAAGTCTTGTAGCTTGAGATTTAAAAATGCTGCTTGAATGTTGTCTAATCTTGAGTTTCTACCAACAAAAGAAAGTTTTTCGTGAGTTTGACTGCCGTGGTTTGCAATACTCCTAGCACGAGATAAAAGAGTTTCATTATTACTAACAATACAACCCCCATCCCCAATAGCTCCCAAATTTTTACTTGGATAAAAACTAAAAGTTCCAATATCTCCAATGGTTCCAGCAAATAAGATCTCATTATCTAATTTTATTTTTGCTCCGTGTGCTTGTGAGCAATCTTCAATTAAAAAGAGATTGTGATCTCTTGCAATTTCTACAATCCTTGCAACATCACAAATACGACCATATAAATGGACTATCATAATAGCTGAAGTGAAAGGAGTGATTGCTTGTAAAAGAGAGCCTATATTGATATTGTAATTGTTATCACAATCCACAATCACTGCTTTATATCCCATATTTAAAATAGCCTCACAAGATGCTTTAAAAGTATTAGCAGGAACAATAATTTGGCTACCCTTTGGGAGGTTTAAGGATTTTATTGCAATTTCAAGAGCATCTGTTCCATTGCCTACCCCAACACAGCCCTTAGCATTAAGATATTTAGCAAAATTAGATTCAAATAAATCACAATAAGATCCACCTATGAAACTACTTGTATGGAGTGTTTCCTCTACAATTTTTAGATAAGTTTCAAAGTAGGGAGAATTGATTGCCTTAAGATCTAAAAAATCAACTTTCATTTCAAGTCTTTTAATATTTTAGTTAGTAACATATCTAGCTAGTTCAATTATTCTATTAGAATAACCCCATTCATTATCATACCAAGCCATAATTTTTACAAGATTTTGGATGCAAAAGCTTAAATCCTTTGCAATAATACTACTATGTGCGTTGCCTAGAAAATCACTACTTACGCCATATTTTTCATCAATGGCTAAAATTCCCTTTAACTCATTTTGTGCATAGGATAAGAAAAGATCATTTAGAGTGGATAGCGAGGGGGTTTTTTCTAGATTTAAGTTTAAATCCAACATTGAAACATCAAGCACAGGAACCCTAAGACTATGGCCATGTAGTTTATCTTTAAGATTTGGCAAGACTTTGTAGAGATTTTTTGCTGCTCCAGTTGTTGTGGGAATAATATTGGTTGCTGCAGCCCTTGATCTTCTTTTGTCATTTCTATGGGCACTATCCAATAGATTTTGATCATTAGTGTAACTATGGATTGTAATGATATTCCCAGATTGGATTTTAAAATGTTTGTCAAGAATATAGCAAATTGGTGCTAGGCAGTTTGTGGTGCAAGATGCATTTGAGATAATTGGTTGGTTGTCATAATCTTGATGATTGATTCCAAGAACAAAAGTTGGCATACAATCTAAACTTGGAGCAGATAAGATTACTTTTTTGACCCCTTTTTCTATATGATGCTTTAATTCTGCTTCTAAAAGAAATTTACCAGAAGATTCTATGACAACATCTGCATCACTAAAATCAAGTTTTTGAGGATCTGTCTCGTTGGAAGTGCGTATTTTTCTATTATCTATGTAGAGCTCATTGTCTTGAAATAAGACATCTTTAGAAAATTTACCATGAGTGCTATCATGTTCTAGAAGATAGGATAAGATTTCCCAAGAGCTAGGGTCATTTATTGCAACCAACTCCATATCGCTTTGCATAGAAATAACCCTTGTAATACTCCTACCAAGTCTTCCAAAACCATTAAGTGCAATTTTTATTTTTTTCATTATCCTTAGGTATCTAACTTATAATTTAGAAATTTCACGAAATTATAGCTTACAACAAAGTAACTTTTGTATTTTTATTAACAGATTTTTTGTAGTATTTAGCTCTAAAATGATATTTAAAATATCGGTAGATAGAAATCTAGGAGTGTTAGCAATGAATTTATACGATAGACAACAACAAGTGGGTGGATATTCTCAAGAGATAGAAAGCCAAGGGGGGTTAATAAGTTTTGTAAAGACTACTTATAAATTTTTTGCAGGAAGTTTGCTTTTTGCAACATGTGGCGCACTATGGGGCCTTTCAAATTTTGAGATGGTAATGCAATATAAGTGGGTGTTTTTCATCATTGAATTAGTGGCATTGCTTGGTTTAATGTTTCTAAAGACTACCCCAACGCTAAATATTTTTATGTTGTTTGTTTTTACAGCTTTTAGTGGAGTGACGCTAGTTCCACTTTTAGGGTTTGTAATTGCTACAAGTGGATTGAGCGCAATTTGGCAAGCTTTAGGAATGACTACAATTATTTTTGGAATTATGAGCATTTATGCAATTAAGACTCCAAGAGATCTTGCAGATATGGGTAAGATGCTATTTATTTCACTCATTGTGGTTGTAGTTTGCTCTTTATTGAATGCTTTTCTCTTAAAGTCTTCAATGTTTCAGATTCTAATCTCTGGGGCTTGTACAATTTTATTTAGCTTATTTGTAGCCTATGACACAAAAAATATATTAAAGGGTTTATATAGCAGTCCTATTGAAGCAGCAGTTGCGCTTTATCTTGACTTCTTGAATATTTTTATTAGTATTCTACAACTCTTAGGAATTTTCAATAGTAAGAATGATTAAGAGTTTTTTCATCTCTCTTTTTTGAGAGATGAAACTTCTTCCACACACTCAAGACTCAAATTATTACTTAGAATTTTTATTTTTAGAAAAGTTAGGAAATGGCAATGTTTGATACTATAAGAATCTTTGGTGCTAAAGAGAATAATTTAAAAGATATTAATCTAGAGATCCCAAAAAATAAGCTTGTTGTTTTTACTGGGCTAAGTGGAAGTGGTAAAAGCACTCTAGCATTTGATACTTTATATGCAGAGGGTCAAAGACGCTATATAGAATCGCTCTCAAGTTATGCAAGGCAGTTTTTGGATAAAGTGGGTAAGCCAAATGTTGATAAGATTGAAGGACTTACACCTGCGATTGCAATTGACCAAAAAACAACATCTAAAAATCCAAGATCTACTGTTGGAACCATTACTGAAATTTATGACTATTTAAGGTTGTTGTATGCAAGAGTTGGGATTCAACATTGCCATTTGTGTGGAAAACCTATTTCTCAAATGAGCCAAACAGATATTATCAATGAAGTTTTGAAATTGCCTCAAGATTCTAAACTGATGATCTTAGCTCCTATTGTTAAAGAAAAAAAGGGAAGCTTTGCAGATAAAATTGAGGCTTTGAGACAGAAGGGATATGTAAGAGCCTATATCAATGGAGTTCTAACTAGGCTTGATGAGGATATTGAACTCTCAAAAACCAAAAAACATACAATTAAAGCTGTAATTGATCGTGTGGTCTTAAATGAGGATAATAAAACTCGTATTGCACAGGCAATTGAAAAGGCTTTAGTGGAATCTTTTGGAGAAGTAGAAGTTGAGATATTGGGTGAAAAAAATAGATTGTTGCACTATAGTGAGCACTTAGCTTGTTTTGATTGTAAGGTAAGCTTTGAGGCTCTTGAGCCTTTAAGCTTTTCTTTTAATTCCCCTAAGGGTTCTTGTGAGGATTGTGGAGGTTTGGGAAGTAAGTATAGTATTGATATTAAGAAGATTTTAGATAGATCTTTACCTTTGAATAAAGGGGGAATTAAGGTAATTTTTGGTTTTAATCGAAATTATTATGCAGAGCTTTTTATGGGGTTTTGTAGAGCAAATAATATTGATGCAAATAAAAGCTTTAGCGAGTTAGATGAGCAAGATCAAAAATCTCTTTTATATGGAAATAGTGTTGAGGTTGAATTTATGTGGAAAAATTCTCCGCTAAAAAGACCTTGGAAGGGAATTTTGCAAATTGCATATGATATGTTTAAAGATGAAAAAGATTTAAGTGATTATATGAGCGAGAAGCCTTGCTCTTCTTGTAATGCACATCGACTAAAGCCTCAAATGTTGGCTGTAAAGGTTGGAAATAAGGGCATAGGTGAAGTGATTGATATGCCAATTGAAGAGGTGTATAATTTTTTTATTAATGAGGAGAACTTTAGCTATTTAAGTCCTCAGCAACAATTTATTGCAAGCAGTATCTTTAAAGAGATTAGAGAAAGATTATTTTTTCTTTATGATGTGGGATTGGGATATTTGAGTTTGGGTAGAGATGCAAGAACTATTAGTGGGGGAGAGAGCCAAAGAATACGCATTGCCAGTCAAATAGGAAGCGGTCTGACAGGAGTAATGTATGTTTTAGATGAACCTAGTATTGGATTGCATGAGAGGGATACGCTAAAACTAATTAAAACACTACGAAGCTTGCAACAAAAGGGCAATAGTGTAATTGTGGTAGAGCATGATAGAGAAACTATAAAACATGCAGACTACATTGTGGATATTGGACCTGCTGCAGGTAAAAATGGTGGGGAAATTGTGTTTTGCGGTAGTGTGGAATCCATGCTAGAATCAAAGACACAAACTGCACAATATATCAATCGCGAAAAAGAAATCAGACATCAGTATTTTAGAAAGCAGGAAAAATTTTTAAAAATCAAAAATGTAAGCATTAATAACATTTCTAATCTTAATGTGGATATTCCATTATCAAATTTTGTTTGTGTGACAGGAGTAAGTGGTAGTGGTAAGAGCTCTTTGGTTTTGCAAACCCTATTGCCGGTTGCTCAAGAATTGCTAAATCATACAAGAAAAATTAAAAAATGTGATGGAGTGGAAGTTGAGGGATTGGAGTTTTTAGATAAGGTCATTTATTTGGATCAAACTCCAATTGGAAGAACTCCAAGAAGCAATCCTGCAACTTATACAGGTGTGATGGATGATATCAGGTTATTGTTTAGTGAAGTAAAAGAAGCAAAAATGCTGGGATATGGAGTAGGGCGCTTTAGTTTTAATGTAAAGGGTGGAAGATGTGAAAAATGCCAAGGGGAGGGCGAGATAAAAATTGAGATGCATTTTCTCCCAGATGTGATGGTAAAGTGTGATGTATGTGATGGGGCAAAGTATAATAAGCAAACTTTAGAAATTAAGTACAAGGGAAAATCTATTGCTGATGTTTTGGCAATGAGTGTAGATGAGGCATTGGAGTTTTTCTTAAAAATTCCAAAAATAGCTTCGAAACTGAAGACTTTGCAGGAAGTGGGGCTTGGTTATATTACCTTGGGACAAAATGCAGTTACACTTAGTGGCGGAGAAGCACAAAGAATTAAGCTTAGTAAAGAGCTTAGCCGTAAGGATACAGGAAAAACACTTTATGTTTTAGATGAGCCTACAACAGGTTTGCATTTTGCAGATGTGGATAGGCTTACTAAGGTGTTGCATTCTCTTGTGGAACTTGGTAACTCTGTTATTGTAATTGAGCATAATCTAGATATGATAAAAAATGCTGATTATATTATTGATATTGGACCAGAGGGTGGTCAAAAAGGTGGAAGACTTGTAGATTGTGGTAGTGTAGAAAAAGTGGCAAGAGACTACAAAAAAACAGGGAGTTATACAGGAGAGTATCTTGCTAAAGAACTCCAAGAAATGCAGAAGAATAAAAGATAAAAAGTGATAAAAGGGCTTTTTAAGCCCTTAGAGCACTCTCACATCTTTGGCATAATAACTCGCCACTTTCAACTAAATATCTCCAGCACCTTGGACACTTGTCCTTAGTTGCTCTAGCTAAAAAATACTCCTTATTGTTTACTTCAAATTGGCAAAGCACTTCATTAGGTTTTTGACTGATTGTTTCACTTACAATCAACCATTTATCCAGAAAATTACACTCTAAATCAGGACTATAAACCGTGATTTCAAGACCTGATTTGATCACCTTTTCTTTCTTGAGATTGTCAATTATTTCTCCAAATTTTGAACGCAGTTCGCATAATTCTTCAAAATCTTCTACTAGATTGATAGAATCTAAGAATTTTAGATCAAATTTTTTTAGGTCAAATACATTTCTTAAATTTTCTTTCAAAAGATTTGGAGCAAATTCAATCACTTCATCAATTGTATAAGTAAGAATTGGTGCAAGTAAGTGGCAGAGATTTTTTAAAATAATAAACATTGTAGTCTTTGAGGCTTGAGATTCTGTGCTACTAGGTTTGTTGCAATACAGGCCATCTTTGCAAAGATCTAAGTAAATACCACTTAATTCATTGCTGATGTAGTGCATCAAGGTTTGCAGTCCTTTTACAAAATCATATTGATTGAAATAGTCTTCTACTTGCGAGAATACTTCTTGAGTGGTTTTTAAAATCCAAATATCAATGGGGCTAAAATCATTGTTATTGCAAAGTTCTTTTAAGTCATTGATATTTGCAAGCAAGAATCTTAAGGTGTTGCGGATTTTTTTATATTGCTCTCCAACTTGAGTGATGATATTTGTAGATATTCTTAAATCGCTATGATAATCATTCATTGCTACCCAAAGACGCAAAATTTCACTACCTTGATTTTTTAATATAGTTTCAGGAGCAACAATATTGCCCTTACTCTTACTCATCTTCTCACCTTTTTCATCAACAGTAAAACCATGAGTGAGAACACTTTCAAAAGGAGCTCTGCCATTTAAAATACAACTTAGCAACAAAGAACTTTGAAACCAACCCCGATGCTGATCACTGCCCTCAAGATACATATCCGCAGGGTATTTACCAGCATCATAAGAAGGATTATTTTTATTGGTTTTTAAAACTGCTTGCCAAGTGCTACCGCTTTCAAACCATACATCAAGAATATGCATACCCTTTTCTAAATCCTTAGCCCTGTGCTTCCAGCTTTCTGGTAGGAGTTCTTTTATATCCTTACTCCACCAAATATCACAACCTTCTTTTTCAAAACAACTCTTGAGGTAATCAAAAATTTCATCATCAAAGATATGTTCTCCTGTGCTTTTTTCTTGAAAAAATGCAATAGGAACCCCCCAGTCTCTTTGTCTTGAAATACACCAATCAGGTCTATTTTCTATCATTGACCTTATTCTATTTTTTCCAGTTTTTGGATAAAAGGTCGTATTATCAACAGCTTCAAGGGCAAGTTGCCTAAGTGTTTTATTGTCTTTAAAAGGCTTATCCATCAAAATAAACCATTGGGTAGTTGCACGATAGATTACAGGTTCATGCGATCTCCAGCAATGTGGATAGGAGTGGGTGATTACAACATGCTTTAATAGAGAATCTTTAAGTAGAACAAGAATATCCTTTTGTGCCTTAAAGATATGTTTTCCCAAAAATTCTTTTGGAAGTAGGTTCTTGTGAATGATTTGTTCACTATAACAACCCTTATCATCTACTGGCATCAAAACTTCTAGGTTGTATTTAAGACTGATATGATAATCCTCTTCTCCATGACCTGGGGCAGTATGAACAGCTCCTGTCCCATCTTCCATACTAACATGATCGCCTAAAATAATCAGAGAGGTCCTTTGATTGAGAGGATTGATTGTTTCTAGGTTTTCTAAATCCTTTGCATCAAGTTCTTTGATAATGGTTTCATCCACAACACCATTTTCCACAAGCTTCTGATGCAGAGCCTTTGCCACAATAAAACCCTTTTTTGTCAGAACATAAATAGAGTTTGGTCTTAGTGCAATAGCAACATTTGCAGGAAGAGTCCAAGGTGTAGTAGTCCAAATCACCAAAGAAGCATCATTGATTTGGAGCTTCTCTAATGCTTGATTTGAAAGTTTAAAGGCAACAAAAATAGAATCTGATTGTTTGTCTTTATATTCTACTTCAGCATCTGCCAAAGCAGTTTGACAAGCCCAACTCCAATACACAGGCTTGTTTCTTTGCACTAATAATCCAGTTTTTGCAACTTGACAAAGTGTATGAAAAATTTCACTCTCAAATTTAAAATCCATTGTTTTGTAGGGATTTTTAAAATCCCCAACTACTCCAAGTTGCTGAAATTCTTGACTTTGGATATTTACAAACTTATCAGCGTGATTTCTGCATAATTCTCTAATTTTTACCACACTTAACTGCTCTTTTTTTTCTCTACCAAGAGCTTTTTCTACTTGTTGTTCAATAGGTAGTCCATGGCAATCCCAACCAGGTGTGTATCGAATACTTTCACCTTTAAAGTAGTGATATTTAATGATGATATCTTTTAAAATCTTATTTAGTGCGTGTCCAATATGTAAATTTCCATTTGCATAAGGAGGGCCATCGTGTATAATAAAGTCTTTTGGAGCATTTTTGGTATTCTCTAGCATTTGCTCATAAACCCTGTCTTGCTTCCATTTTGCATAGCGTATAGGTTCCAAACTCGGTAAATTACCTCTCATTGCAAAACCTGTTGTAGGTAAGGATAAAGTCTCTTTATAATCCATTAGAAAATCCTCATTATTAAAATGCTCTGAATTTTAACAAAAGTTTAAAAATAAGATTTATCTTTGTGTGATTAGATCACGATAAGAAATAAAATCCTCTGTATTTAGATTGGAATTTAGCAAGACATAGAGTAAGATTCTTGCCTTTTTTGCTTGGAGCCATCTACTCATAATAACATTTTTGCTTTGAAGATCAATTTCTCCACCATCATAACCATAAGTTTTAATAGCACTTGGACCTTGGTGTGTCCTTGCACACATAATTACAGGAATTTGCTTTGCAATTTCTTCTATAATGGGCAGAGATTTTAAATGCGTATGGCCTGCTCCATAACCCTCTATAACAATTCCATCATAGTTTTGACTAGCCCATTGTAATATTTTTTCCTCATCATCAAGCTTGTGCTCATAAGCAAAAACTTTTTTATTAGAGAGCGTGAAGTTTGAATAGATGGGCATAAGCTTAGGTAGGTAAAAAAACTCTACATTTTCTTCCAAAACCACCCCAATTTCCTTGCCAAAAGAACTAAAGGTTTCAAGCGATAGACTATGGGTTTTTTGTAGCCATAAAGGATGGTGAATTGTATGATTCATAACAACCATTACACCTTTGGATTGCGAATGCAAGGCAACTAGAAGGGAGCAATATAGATTTGAGATTCCATCTGAACCAATGGAATTTGCTCCCTTCATTGCTCCTGTAAAGATTAAAGGTGCTTCCAATTCCCACAACAAGCTTAAAAAGAAAGCACTTTCCTCAAGAGTATCAGTTCCTTGGGTAATAATAATGGCATTAGATCCATTTTTTATTTCATCTTTAGCCCATTGATAGACTTTGAATAGATGTGAAAAACTAATATTGGCACTTGCAATCGAAAAAAGTAAAGAGGGCTTGATTTTTATAGAATCTGGAAGTTGTGGCAGTGCTTGAATAAGATCATTGGCTCCTAGTGTTGGAGTAATTCCTTCATTGGAATGATTTTTTGTCATTGAAATGGTTCCACCAATAGAGCCAATAGAAATCTGAAACATAGATCAACCAACCATATCATAAAGTAATAGGGCTGGTATTGTATAAATTCTTATGTGGAATGTCAATATTTAGATAATGGACAGACTAAAAATCTTAAGTTTAGAAAATAAACCTATATCCTACATTGAAAGTCACATTTGCTAGATTCATATTTCCTCCAATAAGTGGAAAACTACTGATAGAAGCAATGGGTAACTTAGCAACAAACTCCAAACGGTGATGATTTGCAATTAGCGCTGTAAAACCAACCCTTCCGGCAAAATTCATCAAAACTCTACTGGTTAAAGCACTATTTGTGTAGAGAGAATAAGCTTGAATAAAATTGGATAAAAAATCAGACATTGGAAGCATATCAAAGTCGTCTATATTTATTTCTTTAAGGTAGTTTAGACGATAATAAACATCCATACCAATGCCTCCAATAAATCCAAGATCAACATGGCTTGATTTCAAAAAATTTACTAAAAAATCAAAATACAAACTAGTGTTTATGAGATTAAATTGTGCTTTAATGGAATCAAAGTGTTGAGTCATTTGATTGTATCCTGCTAAAAAATCAAGCCTGATACCAAAATAATCCCCAAAAAAGCTCTCTGTACCAATACTTAAAGAAGTGTTAAAACCCTTAAGAGAATCACTAAACGCACTCGGAATAATGCTAGGTTTAGCAACTACAAATAATGTCCCATCCTTGCTTAGATCTTGATAGGTTGCAGAACCAAGATAACCTCCCTCAATACCCACAAAGAATCTTGCTTGAACTGCTGTAGTAAAAATACACAATAAAAAAAATAATACGACGTGGTATTTTCTCATAGAATCCCTTTTTTATGCAGAGCAGATAGATATACAGACTTGGAGAAACTTCCTAAGTCTGTTAAAAATAAGCTTATTTTAGAATACTACTTTGTAACCTACTCCTACAGTTACATTAAGAGGAACGGTTGTTCCACCAAGAGAGCTTCCAAAACCTACAGAAGCAAAAGGTATTTTAGCAAGTAATTCAAGCCTATTGTGACCTCCTAGTAACATACTAATACCAACTCTTCCAGAAAAGTCCATCAAATTGTTGCTAGCCACTGATTTATACGCAGAATTTTTGTTAAGCCAATAGTGATAACCTGCCTCAACTCCTCCAAATATACCAAAGCTTGTTTGACCATTATTAAAGGCATTTACGATCAAATCAAGATTTAATCCAGCATCGATAAAATCACTGCCAATTTTTGTATTGCCAATTTTTTTATTCGCGTATGTGTAACCTCCAAAAATTGCAGATCTTACACCAAAATAGTTTCCAAAAAAGTGTTCTGTTCCTAATGTTAATGCCGCACTATAGCCATAAGAATCCTTGAAAGCATCAGTCAATAAACTTGGACCAAAAGCTGTTGCATATGCACCCGAGCGATTTGCCTTCATACTTGTCGCATTAAAAGATGTTACAGTATAACCTCCCTCAATACCCACAAAGAATCTCGCTTGAGCAATACTTGCTAAGCTTAAACTAGCTAATGCTAGTGATAATATTTTCTTTTTCATATTTAACCCCTTAATACTTCAAAAAATTAACCCCTCCCCTCCAACCATTATATCGTATAAAATTTCATAAGATTAAAGCAGAAGTGTAATAAATAACTTGAACCATTGATATTAGGGCATATTCTTAATTTTTTACTGGAATAATTTTTAGATTTTTTTGGTCTAAAACTTAAACTTCTGTAAATTCTTATTTACATTTTTACTACATTAGCAATTCTTAAGATGGATTTTTAGATCTTTGGTTTGATAAAAAAACTTCAACCGATTTTTTGCTAGTCCTTTAGTTGTTGTCATAGAAAAACATCTAACCAAAAATAAAAATCATTGTATATGCAACTATATTTAATATAAATTTTTGGTAGAATTCCACCTTATATTATTTTTTTATAACTAAACACAAAAAGACTAGGAGAACAGATGTTTGCGAGAAATAGAGTAGTTTTTTTTAAAGTCCTCTTTATTGCTAGTTTCGTTTTTGCACAATCTCAGCAGGATATTGCATCTGA is a window encoding:
- a CDS encoding DegT/DnrJ/EryC1/StrS family aminotransferase, whose translation is MKVDFLDLKAINSPYFETYLKIVEETLHTSSFIGGSYCDLFESNFAKYLNAKGCVGVGNGTDALEIAIKSLNLPKGSQIIVPANTFKASCEAILNMGYKAVIVDCDNNYNINIGSLLQAITPFTSAIMIVHLYGRICDVARIVEIARDHNLFLIEDCSQAHGAKIKLDNEILFAGTIGDIGTFSFYPSKNLGAIGDGGCIVSNNETLLSRARSIANHGSQTHEKLSFVGRNSRLDNIQAAFLNLKLQDLDKQNAHRRYIATLYQKYLSKLDSLVLPEIPFYDYQCVWHLYVIRLQKQLEEKRQDLIEFLMQNGIETRIHYPQNLGRMKEIKFHIHTIVRSTLNATNWDKTILSLPMGEHIQEEHVAFIAKKIEEFCNKNT
- the gap gene encoding type I glyceraldehyde-3-phosphate dehydrogenase — encoded protein: MKIALNGFGRLGRSITRVISMQSDMELVAINDPSSWEILSYLLEHDSTHGKFSKDVLFQDNELYIDNRKIRTSNETDPQKLDFSDADVVIESSGKFLLEAELKHHIEKGVKKVILSAPSLDCMPTFVLGINHQDYDNQPIISNASCTTNCLAPICYILDKHFKIQSGNIITIHSYTNDQNLLDSAHRNDKRRSRAAATNIIPTTTGAAKNLYKVLPNLKDKLHGHSLRVPVLDVSMLDLNLNLEKTPSLSTLNDLFLSYAQNELKGILAIDEKYGVSSDFLGNAHSSIIAKDLSFCIQNLVKIMAWYDNEWGYSNRIIELARYVTN
- a CDS encoding Bax inhibitor-1/YccA family protein codes for the protein MNLYDRQQQVGGYSQEIESQGGLISFVKTTYKFFAGSLLFATCGALWGLSNFEMVMQYKWVFFIIELVALLGLMFLKTTPTLNIFMLFVFTAFSGVTLVPLLGFVIATSGLSAIWQALGMTTIIFGIMSIYAIKTPRDLADMGKMLFISLIVVVVCSLLNAFLLKSSMFQILISGACTILFSLFVAYDTKNILKGLYSSPIEAAVALYLDFLNIFISILQLLGIFNSKND
- the uvrA gene encoding excinuclease ABC subunit UvrA gives rise to the protein MAMFDTIRIFGAKENNLKDINLEIPKNKLVVFTGLSGSGKSTLAFDTLYAEGQRRYIESLSSYARQFLDKVGKPNVDKIEGLTPAIAIDQKTTSKNPRSTVGTITEIYDYLRLLYARVGIQHCHLCGKPISQMSQTDIINEVLKLPQDSKLMILAPIVKEKKGSFADKIEALRQKGYVRAYINGVLTRLDEDIELSKTKKHTIKAVIDRVVLNEDNKTRIAQAIEKALVESFGEVEVEILGEKNRLLHYSEHLACFDCKVSFEALEPLSFSFNSPKGSCEDCGGLGSKYSIDIKKILDRSLPLNKGGIKVIFGFNRNYYAELFMGFCRANNIDANKSFSELDEQDQKSLLYGNSVEVEFMWKNSPLKRPWKGILQIAYDMFKDEKDLSDYMSEKPCSSCNAHRLKPQMLAVKVGNKGIGEVIDMPIEEVYNFFINEENFSYLSPQQQFIASSIFKEIRERLFFLYDVGLGYLSLGRDARTISGGESQRIRIASQIGSGLTGVMYVLDEPSIGLHERDTLKLIKTLRSLQQKGNSVIVVEHDRETIKHADYIVDIGPAAGKNGGEIVFCGSVESMLESKTQTAQYINREKEIRHQYFRKQEKFLKIKNVSINNISNLNVDIPLSNFVCVTGVSGSGKSSLVLQTLLPVAQELLNHTRKIKKCDGVEVEGLEFLDKVIYLDQTPIGRTPRSNPATYTGVMDDIRLLFSEVKEAKMLGYGVGRFSFNVKGGRCEKCQGEGEIKIEMHFLPDVMVKCDVCDGAKYNKQTLEIKYKGKSIADVLAMSVDEALEFFLKIPKIASKLKTLQEVGLGYITLGQNAVTLSGGEAQRIKLSKELSRKDTGKTLYVLDEPTTGLHFADVDRLTKVLHSLVELGNSVIVIEHNLDMIKNADYIIDIGPEGGQKGGRLVDCGSVEKVARDYKKTGSYTGEYLAKELQEMQKNKR
- the ileS gene encoding isoleucine--tRNA ligase, with translation MDYKETLSLPTTGFAMRGNLPSLEPIRYAKWKQDRVYEQMLENTKNAPKDFIIHDGPPYANGNLHIGHALNKILKDIIIKYHYFKGESIRYTPGWDCHGLPIEQQVEKALGREKKEQLSVVKIRELCRNHADKFVNIQSQEFQQLGVVGDFKNPYKTMDFKFESEIFHTLCQVAKTGLLVQRNKPVYWSWACQTALADAEVEYKDKQSDSIFVAFKLSNQALEKLQINDASLVIWTTTPWTLPANVAIALRPNSIYVLTKKGFIVAKALHQKLVENGVVDETIIKELDAKDLENLETINPLNQRTSLIILGDHVSMEDGTGAVHTAPGHGEEDYHISLKYNLEVLMPVDDKGCYSEQIIHKNLLPKEFLGKHIFKAQKDILVLLKDSLLKHVVITHSYPHCWRSHEPVIYRATTQWFILMDKPFKDNKTLRQLALEAVDNTTFYPKTGKNRIRSMIENRPDWCISRQRDWGVPIAFFQEKSTGEHIFDDEIFDYLKSCFEKEGCDIWWSKDIKELLPESWKHRAKDLEKGMHILDVWFESGSTWQAVLKTNKNNPSYDAGKYPADMYLEGSDQHRGWFQSSLLLSCILNGRAPFESVLTHGFTVDEKGEKMSKSKGNIVAPETILKNQGSEILRLWVAMNDYHSDLRISTNIITQVGEQYKKIRNTLRFLLANINDLKELCNNNDFSPIDIWILKTTQEVFSQVEDYFNQYDFVKGLQTLMHYISNELSGIYLDLCKDGLYCNKPSSTESQASKTTMFIILKNLCHLLAPILTYTIDEVIEFAPNLLKENLRNVFDLKKFDLKFLDSINLVEDFEELCELRSKFGEIIDNLKKEKVIKSGLEITVYSPDLECNFLDKWLIVSETISQKPNEVLCQFEVNNKEYFLARATKDKCPRCWRYLVESGELLCQRCESALRA
- a CDS encoding asparaginase; translation: MFQISIGSIGGTISMTKNHSNEGITPTLGANDLIQALPQLPDSIKIKPSLLFSIASANISFSHLFKVYQWAKDEIKNGSNAIIITQGTDTLEESAFFLSLLWELEAPLIFTGAMKGANSIGSDGISNLYCSLLVALHSQSKGVMVVMNHTIHHPLWLQKTHSLSLETFSSFGKEIGVVLEENVEFFYLPKLMPIYSNFTLSNKKVFAYEHKLDDEEKILQWASQNYDGIVIEGYGAGHTHLKSLPIIEEIAKQIPVIMCARTHQGPSAIKTYGYDGGEIDLQSKNVIMSRWLQAKKARILLYVLLNSNLNTEDFISYRDLITQR